From Tripterygium wilfordii isolate XIE 37 chromosome 16, ASM1340144v1, whole genome shotgun sequence, one genomic window encodes:
- the LOC119980740 gene encoding uncharacterized protein LOC119980740, which translates to MARFIANNKDSSTLDMLFALHLRTGESLIAYSSRYSNTYADIEDWDEKTIVATFRLGLSRDHKLQESLTMLEEDKQGDRQFSNTQEGSQRKDNKRLEKSGREKESSKAPKPNSYEAVKTIFKDPIYRILPQIANKPFFKRPNKMTGDSLARNQSKWCYYHNDKGP; encoded by the exons ATGGCTAGGTTCATAGCAAACAACAAGGATTCGTCAACTTTGGATATGCTGTTTGCCTTGCATCTGAGGACGGGAGAGTCTCTCATAGCCTACTCATCAAGGTATTCAAATACCTATGCAGACATTGAAGACTGGGATGAGAAAACTATCGTGGCGACCTTTCGTTTGGGGTTGTCTCGGGATCATAAGCTGCAGGAAAGCTTGACCATG CTGGAGGAAGATAAACAAGGAGATCGTCAGTTCTCCAACACTCAGGAAGGATCCCAAAGGAAAGATAACAAAAGACTAGAGAAGAGTGGACGAGAGAAGGAATCGTCCAAGGCTCCTAAACCCAATTCATACGAAGCGGTAAAGACAATATTTAAAGATCCCATATACCGAATCCTTCCTCAGATTGCTAATAAACCATTCTTTAAGCGACCCAACAAGATGACTGGAGATTCGTTGGCTCGAAATCAATCCAAATGGTGTTATTACCATAATGACAAAGGGCCATAG